A stretch of Prunus dulcis chromosome 6, ALMONDv2, whole genome shotgun sequence DNA encodes these proteins:
- the LOC117632250 gene encoding ABSCISIC ACID-INSENSITIVE 5-like protein 2 isoform X2, whose translation MGFQTMASQANGQQSHFQPSPLLRQPSWYSLTLDEVKNQLGDTGKPLGSMNLDELLQNLWTAEANQSIEMDIENTSSASSLQRQASLTLARALSGKTVDEVWREIQQGQKKRYGEDMKCQDTEITLGETTLEDFLVQAGLFAEASLSPAIALDTIEVAIPQSYPHNLGLSSSPSFGTHSDTTTPGRKRDASDEYEKTVERRLRRKIKNRESAARSRARKQAYHNELASKVSRLEEENIKLKKEKGREE comes from the exons ATGGGGTTTCAGACTATGGCTTCTCAAGCTAACGGCCAGCAGTCTCATTTTCAGCCGTCTCCATTGTTGAGGCAGCCCTCATGGTATAGCCTCACTCTTGATGAAGTTAAAAATCAATTAGGAGACACGGGAAAGCCACTGGGCAGCATGAATCTTGACGAGCTTCTACAGAACTTATGGACTGCTGAAGCAAATCAATCCATTGAGATGGATATTGAGAACACCTCCTCAGCATCTTCACTCCAACGTCAGGCCAGCTTAACATTGGCTAGAGCTTTGAGTGGGAAGACGGTTGATGAGGTATGGAGAGAGATCCAGCAAGGGCAGAAGAAAAGGTATGGGGAGGACATGAAATGTCAGGATACTGAGATAACACTCGGTGAAACAACTCTAGAAGACTTCTTGGTACAAGCAGGTCTTTTTGCAGAAGCTTCTTTGAGTCCTGCTATTGCATTGGATACTATTGAAGTGGCCATCCCTCAGAGTTATCCACATAACCTGGGGTTATCGTCATCCCCATCATTTGGTACACATTCGGATACAACGACGCCCGGGCGTAAAAGGGATGCATCAGATGAATATGAGAAGACTGTTGAGAGAAGATTAAGGAGAAAAATCAAGAACAGAGAATCTGCTGCACGTTCACGTGCTAGAAAGCAG GCATATCATAATGAGTTGGCGAGCAAAGTTTCGCGTCTAGAAGAGGAGAACATAAAGCTCAAGAAAGAGAAG gGGCGAGAGGAGTAA
- the LOC117632250 gene encoding ABSCISIC ACID-INSENSITIVE 5-like protein 2 isoform X1, with product MGFQTMASQANGQQSHFQPSPLLRQPSWYSLTLDEVKNQLGDTGKPLGSMNLDELLQNLWTAEANQSIEMDIENTSSASSLQRQASLTLARALSGKTVDEVWREIQQGQKKRYGEDMKCQDTEITLGETTLEDFLVQAGLFAEASLSPAIALDTIEVAIPQSYPHNLGLSSSPSFGTHSDTTTPGRKRDASDEYEKTVERRLRRKIKNRESAARSRARKQAYHNELASKVSRLEEENIKLKKEKEFEKMLPSALSAEPKYQLRRISSHHQMAGRPCH from the exons ATGGGGTTTCAGACTATGGCTTCTCAAGCTAACGGCCAGCAGTCTCATTTTCAGCCGTCTCCATTGTTGAGGCAGCCCTCATGGTATAGCCTCACTCTTGATGAAGTTAAAAATCAATTAGGAGACACGGGAAAGCCACTGGGCAGCATGAATCTTGACGAGCTTCTACAGAACTTATGGACTGCTGAAGCAAATCAATCCATTGAGATGGATATTGAGAACACCTCCTCAGCATCTTCACTCCAACGTCAGGCCAGCTTAACATTGGCTAGAGCTTTGAGTGGGAAGACGGTTGATGAGGTATGGAGAGAGATCCAGCAAGGGCAGAAGAAAAGGTATGGGGAGGACATGAAATGTCAGGATACTGAGATAACACTCGGTGAAACAACTCTAGAAGACTTCTTGGTACAAGCAGGTCTTTTTGCAGAAGCTTCTTTGAGTCCTGCTATTGCATTGGATACTATTGAAGTGGCCATCCCTCAGAGTTATCCACATAACCTGGGGTTATCGTCATCCCCATCATTTGGTACACATTCGGATACAACGACGCCCGGGCGTAAAAGGGATGCATCAGATGAATATGAGAAGACTGTTGAGAGAAGATTAAGGAGAAAAATCAAGAACAGAGAATCTGCTGCACGTTCACGTGCTAGAAAGCAG GCATATCATAATGAGTTGGCGAGCAAAGTTTCGCGTCTAGAAGAGGAGAACATAAAGCTCAAGAAAGAGAAG GAATTTGAGAAGATGTTGCCATCTGCATTATCAGCGGAACCAAAATATCAGCTTCGAAGAATAA GTTCTCATCACCAGATGGCTGGTCGGCCCTGCCACTGA